The DNA sequence CATATTAGATGCGTGGAATTATGCGACTAATTTAGCGAATCGTAAGGAAGAGGTCATTCGCTTAATAGAAGAGCAAGGGAAGTTAACAGAAGAACTAAGAGAAAACATTGAAAAGTCTACAAAGCTCCAAGAGGTGGAAGATTTATATAGACCGTATAAACAAAAACGACGTACGAAAGCTACGGTGGCGAAGGAAAAAGGATTAGAGCCTTTAGCGATGTGGTTATTTTCATTACCTAACGAAGGTGAGATTGAAAACGAAGCAGAAAAGTATGTTAATGAAGAAAAAGAAATTCACTCTATAGAAGACGCACTTCAAGGTGCAAGAGATATTATTAGTGAATACATATCCGACGATGCGGAAATTAGAAAAAAGATCCGTCAAATGACATATCAAAACGGCAAAATAACTTCTGAGAAAAAAGCGAAGGCAGAGGATGAAAAAGAAGTATTTCAAATGTACTATGAATACTCCGAGGAGGTAAGTAAAATTGTCCCTCATAGAGTATTGGCTTTAAACAGAGGTGAAAGTGAAGGTGTCCTCAAAGTATCGATTGAACCACCAAGAGATAAAATTATTGCTTGGTTAACGAGATTCGTTATGAAAGACAAAATGACAATTGCTAAAGAGCAAGTAATCATCTCTATTGAAGATGGTTATAAGCGACTGATAGAGCCTTCAATAGAACGTGAACTAAGAAATGAAGTGACAGAAAAAGCAGAGGAACAAGCGATTCATATTTTTTCTGAGAACTTAAGGAACCTTTTATTACAACCGCCTTTAAAGGACCGTATTATACTAGGAGTCGATCCGGCTTACCGAACAGGCTGTAAGCTAGCGGTAGTGAATGAAACAGGGAAAATGTTAGCGATTGATGTTATTTATCCTACTCCACCGCGTAACGAAGTTGATCAAGCGATGAAAAAAGTAAAAGAATATATAGAAAAATATAATGTTGAAATGATCGCGATTGGAAATGGGACAGCATCTCGTGAAACTGAACAATTTATTGTAAATACAATAAAGGAAGTAGATAAGCAGTTATTTTACTTAATTGTGAATGAGGCAGGCGCGAGTGTATACTCTGCATCAAAGCTTGCGAAGGAAGAATTTCCAGATTTACAAGTAGAGGAAAGAAGTGCGGTTTCCATTGCGCGCCGTATTCAGGATCCTCTTGCTGAGCTTGTGAAAATAGATCCGAAGTCTGTTGGGGTAGGACAATATCAGCATGATGTTACACAATCAAAGCTAAACGATTCGTTAACATTCGTAGTTGAAACAGTAGT is a window from the Evansella cellulosilytica DSM 2522 genome containing:
- a CDS encoding Tex family protein yields the protein MKWTEQNDSILSIVTKELQLKKDRVKSVIELSEDGNTVPFIARYRKELTGGLDEEQIRSILDAWNYATNLANRKEEVIRLIEEQGKLTEELRENIEKSTKLQEVEDLYRPYKQKRRTKATVAKEKGLEPLAMWLFSLPNEGEIENEAEKYVNEEKEIHSIEDALQGARDIISEYISDDAEIRKKIRQMTYQNGKITSEKKAKAEDEKEVFQMYYEYSEEVSKIVPHRVLALNRGESEGVLKVSIEPPRDKIIAWLTRFVMKDKMTIAKEQVIISIEDGYKRLIEPSIERELRNEVTEKAEEQAIHIFSENLRNLLLQPPLKDRIILGVDPAYRTGCKLAVVNETGKMLAIDVIYPTPPRNEVDQAMKKVKEYIEKYNVEMIAIGNGTASRETEQFIVNTIKEVDKQLFYLIVNEAGASVYSASKLAKEEFPDLQVEERSAVSIARRIQDPLAELVKIDPKSVGVGQYQHDVTQSKLNDSLTFVVETVVNKVGVNVNTASASLLQYVSGLSKAVANNIVKQREEEGKYTNRAKLKKVPRLGAKTYEQCIGFLRVIDGDEPLDKTGIHPESYKVTKEIMRYLDMTKDDLGTEEAKKKIDAVEINELADKFDIGVPTLKDILDALTRPGRDPRDDVPKPLLKTDVLTMEDLSAGMELQGTVRNVVDFGAFVDIGVKQDGLVHISKLANKYVKHPMEVVSVGDVVTVWVDDVDSKKGRIALTMLEPAKQIKE